The Phoenix dactylifera cultivar Barhee BC4 chromosome 12, palm_55x_up_171113_PBpolish2nd_filt_p, whole genome shotgun sequence genome has a window encoding:
- the LOC120112750 gene encoding uncharacterized protein LOC120112750: MLKLMEDVIDLVGEENVVQVVTDNGPQYKAAGQVLMERWPHIFWTLCAAHCIDLMLMDIGKIRRVQQTVETAQRITRYIYNHNWVLSLMRKYAGGEILRPGVTRFATNFIALDSILEKRGALRQMFASSEWYDSRYSYAGTEGSKIEDLVTRQPFWQWATTIVKAIKPLYEVLRAVDSEIYPQMGFLYHMMVKAKDQIMEADPAHGRSYINIIEQWWGTQMGTELHLAAYYLNPRFQYNIDGIGMDETLLDALRNVIYKMEADPEKAALCLEESKLFREGSYSFGQRAAVVSKHNMNPAERWVHFGGSARNLKRIAIWIFSQSVSSSGCESNWSTFALVHSKQRNRLTQKLLNDLVYVHYNLRLRLKCIQEEVELKYTDPIYGSFTADDDDPLLGWLVGQQQEPEFDEPGSPP; encoded by the exons atgctgaaacttatggaggatgtgattgatctggtaggagaggagaatgtcgtgcaggtcgtcactgataatGGGCCGCAATATAAGGCTGCCGGGCAGGTTTTGATGGAGCGGTGGCCACACATTTTCTGGACCCtatgtgctgcacattgtatcgatcttatgttgatggacattggaaagatccgtagggtgcaacaaacggtggagacagcccaacgcattaccaggtatatttataaccataactgggtcctttcattgatgagaaagtatgcagggggagagattctgagaccaggagtcacacggtttgctaccaacttcatcgcacttgatagcatactcgagaagagaggagccctacgtcagatgtttgccAGTTCCGAGTGGTATGATAGTAGATATTCTTATGCCGGCACTGAAGGGAGCAAGATAGAAGACTTGGTGACGAGACAGCCATTCTGGCAGTGGGCTACTACAATAGTCAaagctatcaaaccattatatgaagtgctgcgggccgtagatagcgagatctacccccagatggggtttttgtatcacatgatggtcaaggcaaaggatcagattatggaggcagatccagcacatggccggtcatacatcaacatcattgagcAATGGTGGGGAACGCAAATGGGTACGGAATtacatctagcag catactacctaaacccccggtttcagtacaacatagatggaattggtatggatgaaacacttctggatgctttgcgtaatgtgatttacaagatggaggcAGATCCAGAAAAAGCGGCCCTATGTCTTGAAGAG agcaaattatttagagagggcagctaCAGTTTTGGCCAACGAGCGGCTGTCGTCAGCAAACACAATATGAATCCAG ctgaacgGTGGGTGCATTTTGGCGGATCCGCAAGAAATCTAAAGCGGATAGCTATCTGGATCTTCTCCCAGTCAGTCTCTTCTAGTGGATGTGAGAGCAATTGGTCCACCTTCGCCCTTGTCCACAGCAAACAAAGAAACCGTTTGACGCAAAAGCTCCTCAACGACCTTGTTTATGTGCATTACAATTTGcggttgaggctaaagtgcatccaggaggaagtggagctcaagtatacAGATCCGATTTACGGGTCCTTCACCGCTGATGACGATGATCCACTACTCGGCTGGCTTGTaggccagcagcaggagcccgagTTTGACGAGCCAGGATCGCCTCCATGA